From the genome of Verrucomicrobiaceae bacterium, one region includes:
- a CDS encoding AbrB family transcriptional regulator → MIKTISKIGNSQGIIIDSVLLQLTRLKIGDKVNVEVHSGGTISITPMEPFKIEAAKAAETAKRLIKTNDELFRRLS, encoded by the coding sequence ATGATCAAGACCATCTCCAAAATCGGCAATTCCCAAGGCATCATTATCGACTCCGTGCTGCTCCAGCTCACAAGGCTCAAAATCGGCGACAAGGTCAATGTGGAGGTGCATAGCGGCGGCACGATCAGCATTACGCCGATGGAGCCTTTTAAAATTGAAGCCGCCAAGGCCGCTGAAACGGCTAAACGACTGATCAAAACGAACGATGAACTGTTTCGCCGCCTGTCATGA
- a CDS encoding phosphoenolpyruvate carboxylase has product MPAAHSAPSLRSLGFQLLEDDLRYLMQAFAEVLRRMGEPGLAARLPWVNEVELGDEKPSRSLGQAYSIAFQLLNIVEERAASQVRRLREKQLGPQSEKGLWPDNLQEMIALGLSQDDILGVLRSIAVEPVLTAHPTEAKRETVRDLHLEIYSLMNRHENAAYTPREQDRIHRQLQTQLECLWRTGEIHVTRPSIEAELQNALHYLREVFPEALSRAHITLRESWQAAGFNPRKIDELRPLLRFGSWIGGDRDGHPFVTADITAHALRQMRRNALRVHRRSLESLATNLPLSMLFQVKPPLLTELHEKLASSLHAEPHTDLAYILERNKEEPWRCVVYLMRAKVLLAIEKPESNAAYAQPAELLADLDTFAATLHEVGASALVSDLIVPFRQRVLAFGFHGAALDVRQNSAFHEKALDQLLRAAGLLDGRSFIEWSVEEKRTLLDRELRSPRPFLAPGISAGPEADTVLASHRVLAAHIAAHGTEGLGSLMVSMTRRVEDLLIVYLLAREAGLAEWTTDGLRCPLPVVPLFETMDDLVAGPGIVHDFLDHPVTRRSIRGEGAVFQVMVGYSDSNKDCGILASQWALHRAQAALTKTITEHGARPVFFHGRGGTVGRGAGPTHWFMEALPHGSLSGSMRMTEQGETIAQKYAHLGSAVYNAELLIASAAATTARHRFAKRETPSIEPILDQIAADSRDAYRALLQAPGFVPFYRSATPIDALENSRIGSRPARRTGQATLDDLRAIPWVFSWTQARFYLPGWFGAGSALAKLRTERPADLEALITALPHSPFVQYVLTNIESSLVSANIGLMRAYAALVPDVEMRERFLSLILREHETTRVILEHIFKGTFAERRPRLAYTLDIREEPLRVLHLQQIDLLKDWRGLLQKGDQASADAMIPDLLISINAIASGLRTTG; this is encoded by the coding sequence ATGCCTGCCGCCCATTCTGCCCCATCGCTCCGCTCTCTCGGTTTTCAGCTTCTCGAAGACGATCTGCGCTATCTCATGCAGGCCTTTGCGGAGGTGCTGCGGCGCATGGGGGAGCCTGGACTGGCAGCGCGGCTGCCGTGGGTCAATGAGGTGGAGCTGGGGGATGAAAAGCCCAGCCGCTCACTGGGACAGGCCTATTCGATCGCTTTTCAGCTCCTCAATATCGTGGAGGAGCGTGCGGCATCTCAGGTGCGGCGTCTGCGGGAGAAGCAGCTCGGCCCGCAGTCGGAGAAAGGTCTGTGGCCGGACAATTTGCAGGAGATGATCGCTCTAGGGCTCTCCCAAGATGACATCCTGGGAGTGCTACGCAGCATCGCCGTGGAGCCCGTGCTCACGGCGCATCCGACGGAGGCGAAGCGGGAGACGGTGCGTGATCTGCATCTGGAAATCTACAGCCTGATGAATCGGCATGAAAATGCCGCCTACACGCCGCGTGAGCAGGACCGCATCCACCGCCAGCTCCAGACGCAGCTCGAGTGCCTGTGGCGCACAGGGGAGATCCATGTCACGCGGCCGAGCATCGAGGCGGAGCTACAAAATGCGCTGCATTACCTGCGGGAGGTGTTCCCAGAGGCACTCAGCCGTGCCCACATCACGCTGCGAGAGAGCTGGCAGGCGGCGGGCTTCAATCCACGGAAAATCGACGAATTGCGCCCGCTGCTGCGCTTTGGCTCCTGGATCGGCGGGGACCGCGATGGGCACCCCTTTGTCACGGCAGACATCACCGCACATGCGCTGCGGCAGATGCGTCGGAATGCCCTGCGCGTGCATCGCCGCTCACTGGAGTCCCTGGCGACGAATCTGCCCCTGAGCATGCTTTTCCAGGTGAAGCCGCCGCTTTTGACAGAGCTGCATGAAAAACTGGCCTCCTCGCTGCATGCAGAGCCGCACACGGACCTGGCTTACATTCTGGAGCGGAACAAAGAAGAGCCCTGGCGCTGCGTGGTCTATCTGATGCGTGCCAAGGTGCTGCTCGCTATCGAGAAGCCAGAATCGAATGCGGCGTATGCGCAGCCTGCGGAGCTCCTGGCTGATCTGGATACCTTTGCGGCCACGCTGCATGAGGTGGGTGCCTCTGCGCTGGTGAGTGACCTGATCGTGCCCTTCCGGCAGCGGGTGCTGGCGTTTGGCTTTCACGGTGCAGCGCTCGATGTACGGCAAAACTCTGCCTTTCATGAGAAAGCACTCGATCAACTGCTCCGCGCTGCCGGTTTGCTGGATGGACGCAGCTTTATCGAATGGAGTGTGGAGGAAAAACGCACGCTGTTGGACCGCGAGCTGCGCTCGCCACGGCCCTTTCTGGCACCGGGCATCTCTGCTGGGCCAGAGGCAGACACCGTGCTGGCGAGCCACCGCGTCCTGGCCGCGCACATCGCCGCCCATGGCACGGAGGGGCTCGGTTCACTCATGGTGTCGATGACACGACGCGTGGAGGATTTACTCATCGTCTATCTGCTCGCTCGTGAGGCTGGCTTGGCCGAATGGACGACAGACGGCCTGCGCTGCCCGCTGCCAGTGGTGCCCTTGTTTGAGACGATGGATGATCTCGTGGCCGGTCCAGGCATTGTGCACGATTTCCTCGATCATCCGGTGACACGGCGCAGCATCCGCGGCGAGGGCGCGGTGTTTCAGGTTATGGTGGGCTACTCGGACTCGAACAAAGACTGCGGCATCTTGGCCAGTCAATGGGCGCTGCATCGTGCGCAGGCGGCGCTGACGAAAACGATCACCGAGCATGGTGCACGGCCCGTCTTCTTCCACGGACGCGGTGGCACGGTGGGACGCGGCGCAGGGCCGACGCACTGGTTCATGGAGGCGCTGCCGCATGGCTCGCTGAGCGGCAGCATGCGCATGACGGAGCAGGGAGAGACGATCGCGCAAAAATACGCTCACCTGGGCTCCGCAGTGTATAATGCGGAGCTGCTGATCGCCTCCGCCGCAGCGACGACGGCGCGGCATCGCTTCGCGAAGCGTGAGACGCCCTCCATCGAGCCCATCCTCGATCAAATCGCGGCGGACAGTCGCGATGCTTACCGCGCCCTGCTGCAAGCGCCGGGATTTGTGCCGTTTTACCGCTCTGCGACGCCGATTGATGCGCTGGAGAACTCCCGCATCGGCTCACGCCCCGCACGGCGCACAGGCCAAGCCACGCTGGATGACCTGCGAGCCATCCCGTGGGTGTTTTCGTGGACGCAGGCACGCTTTTACCTGCCAGGCTGGTTCGGAGCGGGCTCCGCTTTGGCAAAGCTACGCACGGAGCGCCCAGCGGACCTCGAAGCACTGATCACCGCGCTGCCGCACTCTCCCTTCGTGCAGTATGTGCTCACGAATATCGAAAGCTCGCTCGTCAGTGCGAATATCGGGCTCATGCGAGCCTACGCAGCGCTGGTGCCAGATGTGGAAATGCGTGAGCGCTTCCTCAGCCTCATCCTGCGTGAGCATGAGACTACCCGCGTCATTTTGGAGCACATTTTCAAAGGCACCTTCGCCGAGCGGCGTCCGCGACTGGCCTACACGCTGGACATCCGCGAGGAGCCGCTGCGTGTGCTGCACCTTCAGCAGATCGATCTGCTGAAGGACTGGCGTGGCCTATTGCAAAAAGGCGATCAAGCCAGCGCCGATGCGATGATCCCCGATCTGCTCATCTCCATCAATGCCATCGCCTCTGGCCTACGCACGACGGGCTGA
- a CDS encoding type II toxin-antitoxin system death-on-curing family toxin → MSQSLLHPTIDAVLAIHQEVLAAHGGSPGLRSRDLLESAVAAPQATMMGVPMISDPMEIAAAYLFYLCSNHAFVDGNKRAALATCLVFLSENGLLKNEQLDVDEWENLTLAVAAGVLSRDEVTQKLRKLVK, encoded by the coding sequence ATGAGCCAGTCGTTATTGCATCCGACGATCGACGCTGTCCTCGCCATTCACCAGGAAGTCCTCGCTGCGCATGGAGGGAGCCCAGGACTGCGTTCGCGTGACTTGCTGGAGTCAGCGGTGGCCGCGCCGCAAGCCACGATGATGGGTGTGCCGATGATCAGTGATCCTATGGAGATCGCTGCCGCTTACTTGTTCTACCTTTGCAGCAACCATGCCTTTGTGGATGGCAATAAACGTGCCGCTTTGGCCACCTGCCTTGTTTTTCTCAGCGAGAACGGCCTCCTGAAAAACGAGCAGCTTGATGTCGATGAATGGGAAAACCTCACCCTCGCGGTGGCTGCGGGAGTCCTGAGCCGCGATGAGGTGACTCAGAAGTTGCGCAAGCTGGTGAAGTGA
- a CDS encoding TonB-dependent receptor, with the protein MYLPLSRGRASVLLFALSGLQAAEPASTNELAETVVTATKTETERWHTASSVTVISRQQIEDGQFRLLPEALRQVPGLTLATPGIPGTVTTVMSRGTTTKDTALLIDGRPVPNNLAGSFNLESMALDNVERIEVLRGPAASLYGGRSLGGVINIITRSGKGVETPQGTVYAETGSYGTFREGLSTLGSAGMLDWSLEGSRADMQGQRQNTQLQQNNAAGRFGITLSEALRFDLDTRYFTTGIGTPRDTGTNDPNDHVFSEFWSISPRLVYDDGHRWRHSLTYSHTQFRQVATGFTTPPQVNNRVSARTDWLEYQSTLRLTEKWSLTAGAWLQDQTISRYNDTAGRLDIDENQTNLALFLQSQAEVLPGLHLTGGLRFDSYSDFEDLLTWRGGISYRVPITQTVLHVNYGTAFTPPSPQDITPVFGGNPALLQPERSRGWEIGIEQPMLKNTLHLAITGFRNDLRDTYQYPPPFFIPQAIGEATTYGIESSLAWTPCREFAFHLSHTWLHAYDDTNMARLVRRPQHTIAANMTLQPHRDVSLSLGANWVLGREDFYPTSFAPEDVEDYLALRLSANWRLSKRFELFARIENLLGEKYAEIPGFPAMSTGAYAGFKLRF; encoded by the coding sequence ATGTACCTCCCCCTATCGCGAGGAAGGGCCTCCGTGCTCCTTTTCGCCCTATCCGGCCTCCAGGCCGCTGAACCGGCCTCCACCAACGAACTGGCCGAAACCGTCGTCACAGCCACCAAGACCGAAACCGAGCGCTGGCACACCGCCAGCAGTGTCACCGTCATTTCGCGGCAGCAGATCGAAGACGGCCAATTTCGCCTGCTCCCCGAAGCTTTGCGGCAAGTCCCCGGCCTCACCCTCGCCACGCCAGGCATTCCAGGCACGGTCACGACCGTGATGTCACGCGGCACCACCACCAAGGACACCGCATTGCTCATCGATGGACGTCCCGTGCCAAACAACCTCGCCGGCTCCTTCAATCTCGAAAGCATGGCTCTCGACAATGTGGAGCGCATCGAGGTGCTGCGCGGCCCAGCGGCCAGTCTCTACGGCGGGCGCAGCCTCGGCGGCGTCATCAACATCATCACCCGCAGTGGCAAAGGCGTCGAGACGCCGCAGGGCACCGTGTACGCGGAAACAGGCAGCTACGGCACTTTCCGCGAAGGATTGAGCACGCTCGGTAGCGCGGGCATGCTGGATTGGAGCCTAGAGGGCAGCCGCGCCGACATGCAGGGCCAGCGCCAAAATACCCAGCTCCAGCAAAACAACGCCGCAGGCCGCTTCGGCATCACGCTGAGTGAAGCGCTGCGCTTCGATCTCGATACACGCTACTTCACCACCGGCATCGGCACCCCGCGAGACACCGGCACCAATGACCCGAACGACCACGTCTTCTCCGAGTTCTGGTCCATCAGCCCGCGACTCGTCTATGATGACGGCCATCGCTGGCGGCACTCACTCACGTACTCCCACACGCAGTTTCGCCAGGTCGCTACCGGCTTTACCACGCCACCGCAGGTCAATAATCGCGTCAGCGCACGCACCGACTGGCTGGAATACCAGAGCACCCTGCGCCTCACGGAGAAATGGAGCCTCACCGCCGGAGCCTGGCTCCAGGATCAGACCATCAGCCGCTACAATGACACCGCAGGCCGGCTCGACATCGACGAAAATCAGACAAACCTCGCTCTCTTTCTCCAAAGCCAGGCGGAGGTGCTCCCCGGCCTCCACCTCACGGGCGGGCTACGCTTCGATAGCTACTCAGACTTCGAAGACCTCCTTACCTGGCGTGGCGGCATCAGCTACCGCGTGCCCATCACCCAGACCGTGCTGCATGTGAACTACGGCACCGCCTTCACACCACCCTCACCGCAGGACATCACACCCGTCTTCGGTGGCAATCCCGCCCTCCTCCAGCCAGAGCGCAGTCGCGGCTGGGAGATCGGCATCGAGCAACCCATGCTCAAAAACACGCTGCATCTCGCCATCACCGGCTTCCGCAATGATCTACGAGACACCTATCAATACCCGCCGCCCTTCTTCATCCCCCAGGCCATCGGCGAAGCGACCACCTACGGCATCGAGTCCAGCCTCGCGTGGACACCTTGTCGCGAGTTCGCCTTCCATCTCAGCCACACCTGGCTGCATGCCTATGATGACACGAACATGGCACGCCTTGTCCGCCGTCCGCAGCACACCATTGCCGCGAACATGACCCTCCAGCCACATCGTGATGTCAGCCTCAGCCTCGGAGCGAACTGGGTGCTCGGCCGCGAGGACTTCTATCCCACCAGCTTCGCCCCCGAGGACGTGGAGGACTACCTCGCCCTCCGCCTGAGTGCAAACTGGCGCCTCAGCAAGCGCTTCGAGCTCTTCGCCCGCATCGAAAACCTCCTCGGCGAAAAATATGCCGAAATCCCCGGCTTCCCCGCCATGAGCACCGGAGCGTATGCTGGCTTTAAACTGCGTTTTTGA